In Modestobacter versicolor, a single genomic region encodes these proteins:
- the ruvB gene encoding Holliday junction branch migration DNA helicase RuvB: protein MSSPFDRRLPAADAGPGRLPDDAVDPRAGDEERVVESALRPHSLADFIGQPKVARQLDLVLEGAKRRGRPPDHVLLSGPPGLGKTSLALIIGSELGTSVKITSGPAIERSGDLAAMLSNLSPGDVLFIDEIHRIARPAEELLYMAMEDFRVDVVVGKGPGATAIPLEINPFTLVGATTRAGLLTGPLRDRFGFVGQMEFYETADLERVLARSADLLGVELTADGSAEIAGRSRGTPRIANRLLRRVRDYAEVRADGRVTLEVARAALALYDVDDLGLDRLDRSVLEALVSRFGGGPVGVATLAVAVGEEPHTVEEVCEPFLVRAGLLARTPRGRVATEAAFRHLGHPVPRGGLPLSGGTADPPSDGASSQTLFDA from the coding sequence ATGAGCTCGCCCTTCGACCGCCGGCTGCCCGCCGCCGACGCGGGCCCCGGGCGGCTGCCCGACGACGCCGTCGACCCGCGGGCCGGCGACGAGGAGCGGGTCGTCGAGTCGGCCCTGCGCCCCCACTCCCTCGCGGACTTCATCGGCCAGCCCAAGGTCGCCCGCCAGCTGGACCTCGTGCTGGAGGGCGCCAAGCGGCGCGGCCGGCCGCCGGACCACGTGCTGCTGTCCGGCCCGCCCGGGCTGGGCAAGACCAGCCTGGCCCTGATCATCGGCTCGGAGCTGGGCACCTCGGTGAAGATCACCAGCGGCCCGGCGATCGAGCGCTCCGGCGACCTCGCCGCGATGCTGTCCAACCTGTCGCCCGGCGACGTGCTGTTCATCGACGAGATCCACCGGATCGCCCGGCCGGCCGAGGAACTGCTCTACATGGCGATGGAGGACTTCCGGGTCGACGTCGTGGTCGGCAAGGGCCCGGGCGCCACCGCCATCCCGCTGGAGATCAACCCGTTCACCCTGGTCGGCGCCACCACCCGGGCCGGGCTGCTGACCGGCCCGCTGCGCGACCGGTTCGGCTTCGTGGGCCAGATGGAGTTCTACGAGACCGCCGACCTGGAGCGGGTGCTGGCCCGCAGCGCCGACCTGCTGGGCGTCGAGCTCACCGCCGACGGGTCCGCGGAGATCGCCGGCCGGTCGCGCGGCACCCCCCGGATCGCCAACCGGCTGCTGCGCCGGGTCCGCGACTACGCGGAGGTGCGCGCCGACGGCCGGGTGACCCTGGAGGTGGCCCGGGCAGCGCTGGCCCTCTACGACGTCGACGACCTCGGGCTCGACCGGCTCGACCGGTCGGTGCTGGAGGCGCTGGTCAGCCGGTTCGGCGGCGGCCCGGTCGGCGTCGCGACCCTCGCGGTGGCGGTGGGGGAGGAGCCGCACACGGTCGAGGAGGTGTGCGAGCCCTTCCTGGTGCGCGCCGGGTTGCTGGCCCGCACGCCGCGTGGCCGGGTGGCGACCGAGGCCGCCTTCCGGCACCTGGGGCACCCTGTCCCGCGCGGCGGTCTCCCGCTCAGCGGGGGCACAGCCGACCCGCCGTCGGACGGGGCTTCGTCACAGACGCTGTTCGACGCCTAG
- the ruvA gene encoding Holliday junction branch migration protein RuvA codes for MDRDLPVIASVSGRVAAVSPDGAVVEVGGVGLSVQCTPGTIARLAVGEQARLATSLVVREDSLTLYGFADDDERQLFELLQTANGVGPRLAQAVLAIHPPREVRRAVSMGDLKALMQVPGIGKKGAERLVLELRDRLGTTSSDTSLDGPAPAGLGSVTPVAPWRDQLTAALVSLGWTGKEAEGAVSQLAPVADEQVAATGGVEIAVLLRQALRLLGRA; via the coding sequence GTGGACCGGGATCTCCCGGTGATCGCCAGCGTGAGCGGCCGGGTGGCCGCGGTCTCCCCGGACGGCGCGGTCGTCGAGGTCGGTGGGGTCGGCCTGTCGGTGCAGTGCACCCCGGGCACGATCGCCCGGCTGGCGGTGGGCGAGCAGGCCCGGCTGGCCACCAGCCTGGTCGTGCGCGAGGACTCCTTGACCCTCTACGGCTTCGCCGACGACGACGAGCGCCAGTTGTTCGAGCTGCTGCAGACCGCCAACGGCGTGGGGCCGCGGCTGGCCCAGGCGGTGCTGGCGATCCACCCGCCCCGCGAGGTGCGCCGCGCGGTGTCCATGGGCGACCTCAAGGCGCTGATGCAGGTGCCCGGGATCGGCAAGAAGGGCGCCGAGCGGCTGGTGCTCGAGCTGCGCGACCGGCTGGGCACCACCAGCTCCGACACCTCGCTCGACGGGCCGGCCCCGGCCGGGCTGGGCTCGGTCACCCCGGTGGCCCCGTGGCGTGACCAGCTGACCGCCGCGCTGGTCAGCCTGGGCTGGACCGGCAAGGAGGCCGAGGGCGCGGTGTCCCAGCTCGCCCCGGTCGCCGACGAGCAGGTCGCCGCCACCGGTGGGGTGGAGATCGCCGTCCTGCTGCGGCAGGCGCTGCGGCTGCTGGGCCGGGCATGA
- a CDS encoding YebC/PmpR family DNA-binding transcriptional regulator — protein sequence MSGHSKWATTKHKKAGIDAKRGKLFAKLIKNIEVAARTGGADLSGNPTLYDAVQKAKKSSVPNDNIDRAVKRGGGLEAGGVDYQGITYEGYGPGGVAVLIECLTDNKNRSAMEVRTAMSRNGGNMADPGSVSYLFSRKGVVVVPSAGHTEDDVLMAVLDAGAEEVRDLGDTFEVVCDPSDLVAVRTALQDAGIEYDSADMGFVPSVQVELDADGAVKVFRLIDALEDLDDVQNVYANYDVSDEVMEQVSADA from the coding sequence GTGAGCGGGCATTCCAAGTGGGCGACGACCAAGCACAAGAAGGCCGGGATCGACGCCAAGCGCGGCAAGCTCTTCGCCAAGCTGATCAAGAACATCGAGGTCGCGGCGCGCACCGGCGGCGCTGACCTCTCGGGCAACCCGACGCTCTACGACGCCGTCCAGAAGGCGAAGAAGAGCTCGGTGCCCAACGACAACATCGACCGCGCGGTCAAGCGCGGGGGTGGCCTCGAGGCCGGCGGCGTCGACTACCAGGGCATCACCTACGAGGGCTACGGCCCCGGCGGTGTGGCGGTGCTCATCGAGTGCCTCACCGACAACAAGAACCGGTCGGCGATGGAGGTGCGCACGGCGATGTCCCGCAACGGCGGGAACATGGCCGACCCCGGCTCGGTGTCCTACCTGTTCTCCCGCAAGGGCGTCGTGGTGGTGCCGTCCGCCGGCCACACCGAGGACGACGTCCTGATGGCCGTGCTCGACGCGGGTGCCGAGGAGGTCCGCGACCTCGGCGACACCTTCGAGGTCGTGTGCGACCCCTCCGACCTGGTCGCGGTCCGCACCGCCCTGCAGGACGCCGGCATCGAGTACGACTCGGCCGACATGGGCTTCGTGCCCAGCGTGCAGGTCGAGCTGGACGCCGACGGCGCGGTCAAGGTCTTCCGGCTGATCGACGCGCTCGAGGACCTCGACGACGTGCAGAACGTCTACGCGAACTACGACGTCTCCGACGAGGTCATGGAGCAGGTCAGCGCCGACGCCTGA
- the secD gene encoding protein translocase subunit SecD: protein MAARQLPARRYFAVFVLIVAGMYALIYLTGDTRTPQLGLDLQGGTTVTLTARTPDGNAPDPDDLELARQIIEQRVNGLGVAEADVVTEGDSNIVISVPGDDGEQARELGATAQLRFRPVVQGPEAATPATDPATPTDSAAPTDSAAPTDSAAPTDSAAPTDSAAPTADPATTGSGAATDTNAPDPDAPAVTQEVAAAEYATLTCDTTTTEVDRPGDFIAACSDDGTAKYLLGPAVLEGTDVTDAAAGTQAATGEWIVTLDLNNSGSEAWATYTAANVGNAVGITLDGRVVSAPTINGAINGGTTEISGSFDQETATDLANQLKYGALPLTFTQATAQSISTELGSEQLRAGLIAGGIGVALVFLYALVYYRLLGLVMIASLVLSAVVVYATLVLLGRQIGFALSLAGIAGFIVSIGITADSFVVYFERLKDEVREGRSLRSATPRAWVRARRTILSADAVSFLAAAILYWLAIGDVKGFAFTLGMSTVLDLVVVFLFTHPLMAVLSRVRSFGSNRFSGLGQVDHSRRPAPPARTDRDLVGASSTNGSNR, encoded by the coding sequence ATGGCCGCCCGCCAGCTCCCCGCACGGCGCTACTTCGCCGTCTTCGTCCTGATCGTCGCGGGCATGTACGCGCTGATCTACCTCACCGGCGACACCCGCACGCCCCAGCTGGGCCTGGACCTCCAGGGCGGGACGACGGTGACGCTGACCGCCCGCACGCCCGACGGGAACGCCCCCGACCCCGACGACCTCGAGCTGGCCCGCCAGATCATCGAGCAGCGGGTCAACGGGCTCGGCGTCGCCGAGGCCGACGTCGTCACCGAGGGCGACAGCAACATCGTCATCTCCGTCCCCGGGGACGACGGCGAGCAGGCGCGCGAGCTGGGCGCCACCGCGCAGCTGCGGTTCCGGCCGGTGGTGCAGGGCCCGGAGGCCGCCACGCCGGCCACGGACCCCGCGACGCCCACCGACTCGGCTGCGCCGACGGACTCCGCTGCGCCGACCGACTCCGCTGCGCCGACCGACTCCGCTGCGCCCACGGACTCGGCTGCGCCGACCGCGGACCCGGCGACGACCGGGAGCGGTGCGGCCACCGACACCAACGCCCCCGACCCCGACGCCCCGGCCGTGACGCAGGAGGTGGCGGCCGCGGAGTACGCGACGCTCACCTGCGACACGACCACCACCGAGGTCGACCGGCCCGGCGACTTCATCGCAGCCTGCTCCGACGACGGCACGGCGAAGTACCTGCTGGGCCCCGCCGTCCTCGAGGGCACCGACGTCACCGACGCCGCCGCCGGCACCCAGGCGGCCACCGGCGAGTGGATCGTCACCCTGGACCTGAACAACTCCGGCTCCGAGGCCTGGGCCACCTACACCGCCGCCAACGTCGGCAACGCGGTGGGCATCACCCTCGACGGCCGGGTCGTCTCCGCGCCGACCATCAACGGCGCCATCAACGGCGGCACCACCGAGATCAGCGGCTCCTTCGACCAGGAGACCGCCACCGACCTGGCCAACCAGCTGAAGTACGGCGCGCTGCCGCTGACCTTCACCCAGGCGACCGCGCAGTCGATCTCCACCGAGCTGGGCAGCGAGCAGCTGCGGGCCGGGCTGATCGCCGGCGGCATCGGCGTCGCCCTGGTGTTCCTGTACGCGCTGGTCTACTACCGGCTGCTGGGGCTGGTGATGATCGCCAGCCTGGTGCTGTCGGCGGTGGTGGTCTACGCGACCCTGGTGCTGCTGGGCCGGCAGATCGGGTTCGCGCTCAGCCTCGCCGGCATCGCCGGGTTCATCGTCTCGATCGGCATCACCGCCGACTCCTTCGTCGTCTACTTCGAACGGCTCAAGGACGAGGTGCGCGAGGGGCGCAGCCTGCGCAGCGCCACCCCGCGGGCCTGGGTCCGCGCGCGGCGCACGATCCTCTCCGCCGACGCGGTCAGCTTCCTGGCCGCGGCCATCCTGTACTGGCTGGCCATCGGCGACGTGAAGGGCTTCGCGTTCACCCTGGGCATGTCGACGGTGCTGGACCTGGTCGTCGTCTTCCTCTTCACCCACCCGCTGATGGCGGTGCTGAGCCGGGTCAGGTCCTTCGGCAGCAACCGCTTCTCCGGCCTCGGCCAGGTCGACCACAGCCGGCGGCCGGCCCCACCGGCCCGGACCGACCGCGACCTGGTCGGCGCGAGCAGCACGAACGGGAGCAACCGATGA
- the pdxS gene encoding pyridoxal 5'-phosphate synthase lyase subunit PdxS: protein MSLNDSPAPATPAATGTERVKRGMAEQLKGGVIMDVVNAEQAKIAEDAGAVAVMALERVPADIRAQGGIARMSDPDMIEGIIGAVSIPVMAKARIGHFVEAQVLQALGVDYIDESEVLTPADEAHHIAKGEFTVPFVCGATDLGEALRRISEGAAMIRSKGEAGTGNVVEATRHMRSIRAGIKRLSTLDETELFVAAKELRAPHDLVVEVARLGALPVVLFTAGGIATPADAAMMMQLGAQGVFVGSGIFKSGDPAQRAAAIVQATTFYDDPQVIAKVSRGLGEPMVGINVSTLPESERYATRGW, encoded by the coding sequence GTGTCCCTGAACGACAGCCCGGCCCCCGCCACCCCTGCTGCCACCGGCACCGAGCGGGTCAAGCGCGGCATGGCCGAGCAGCTCAAGGGCGGCGTGATCATGGACGTCGTCAACGCCGAGCAGGCGAAGATCGCCGAGGACGCCGGCGCGGTCGCGGTCATGGCGCTGGAGCGGGTGCCCGCCGACATCCGGGCCCAGGGCGGCATCGCGCGGATGAGCGACCCGGACATGATCGAGGGGATCATCGGCGCGGTCTCCATCCCGGTGATGGCCAAGGCCCGGATCGGCCACTTCGTCGAGGCGCAGGTGCTGCAGGCCCTCGGGGTCGACTACATCGACGAGTCCGAGGTACTGACCCCCGCCGACGAGGCGCACCACATCGCCAAGGGCGAGTTCACCGTGCCGTTCGTCTGCGGGGCCACCGACCTGGGCGAGGCGCTGCGCCGGATCTCCGAGGGCGCGGCGATGATCCGCTCCAAGGGCGAGGCCGGCACCGGCAACGTCGTGGAGGCCACCCGGCACATGCGCTCGATCCGGGCCGGGATCAAGCGGCTGTCCACCCTCGACGAGACCGAGCTGTTCGTCGCCGCCAAGGAGCTGCGCGCGCCGCACGACCTGGTCGTCGAGGTGGCCCGGCTCGGTGCGCTGCCCGTCGTCCTGTTCACCGCCGGCGGCATCGCCACCCCGGCCGACGCGGCGATGATGATGCAGCTGGGCGCCCAGGGCGTCTTCGTCGGCTCGGGCATCTTCAAGTCCGGCGACCCGGCGCAGCGCGCGGCCGCGATCGTGCAGGCCACCACGTTCTACGACGACCCGCAGGTCATCGCCAAGGTCTCCCGCGGCCTGGGCGAGCCGATGGTGGGCATCAACGTCTCCACGCTCCCGGAGAGCGAGCGCTACGCCACCCGCGGGTGGTGA
- the pdxT gene encoding pyridoxal 5'-phosphate synthase glutaminase subunit PdxT: MTTAVAGTPVVGVLALQGDVREHLAALRAVGAEARPVRRPQELAELDGLVVPGGESTTMANLAGRFGMLEPLRAAVRAGLPAYGSCAGMIMLADTVLDAVDGQATIGGLDVTVRRNAFGRQVDSFESPVRLDGVPGPPVHAVFIRAPWVERVGPGVEVLGRVEGGPADGKIVAVRQGRLVATSFHPELTGDLRVHALFVELVREAAAGRARDHAAGGGAGAGAASEGRRP; encoded by the coding sequence GTGACCACCGCCGTCGCCGGCACCCCGGTCGTCGGGGTGCTGGCCCTCCAGGGCGACGTGCGCGAGCACCTCGCCGCGCTGCGCGCGGTCGGCGCCGAGGCCCGGCCGGTGCGCCGCCCCCAGGAGCTCGCCGAGCTCGACGGGCTCGTGGTGCCCGGTGGCGAGTCGACCACGATGGCCAACCTGGCCGGCCGGTTCGGGATGCTCGAGCCGCTGCGGGCCGCGGTGCGCGCCGGCCTGCCGGCCTACGGCTCCTGCGCCGGGATGATCATGCTGGCCGACACCGTGCTCGACGCGGTCGACGGCCAGGCGACGATCGGCGGGCTGGACGTCACGGTCCGCCGCAACGCCTTCGGCCGCCAGGTCGACTCCTTCGAGAGCCCGGTGCGGCTGGACGGGGTGCCCGGGCCGCCGGTGCACGCCGTCTTCATCCGCGCGCCGTGGGTGGAGCGGGTGGGTCCCGGCGTCGAGGTGCTCGGCCGGGTCGAGGGCGGCCCGGCCGACGGTAAGATCGTCGCCGTCCGCCAGGGCCGGCTGGTGGCGACCAGCTTCCACCCCGAGCTGACCGGGGACCTCCGGGTGCACGCGCTCTTCGTGGAGCTGGTGCGGGAGGCGGCGGCCGGGCGGGCACGAGACCATGCAGCAGGCGGTGGCGCCGGAGCCGGCGCAGCCAGTGAGGGGAGACGGCCGTGA
- the yajC gene encoding preprotein translocase subunit YajC — translation MESLPLLILVALAFVVLFVLPSRQRKKIQANAQAMQDSLTIGTPVMLTSGIHGTVAALGDTTVDLQIAPGVVMTVARPAIMEIRTPAGDAAAPGSASGATGFVDGDGDPTDPTR, via the coding sequence GTGGAATCCTTGCCGTTGCTCATCCTGGTCGCGCTCGCGTTCGTCGTCCTCTTCGTCCTGCCCTCCCGGCAGCGCAAGAAGATCCAGGCGAACGCCCAGGCGATGCAGGACTCGCTCACCATCGGGACGCCGGTGATGCTCACCAGCGGCATCCACGGCACGGTCGCTGCGCTCGGTGACACGACGGTCGACCTGCAGATCGCGCCCGGCGTCGTGATGACCGTCGCCCGCCCGGCGATCATGGAGATCCGCACGCCGGCCGGCGACGCCGCCGCCCCGGGGTCCGCCTCGGGCGCGACCGGGTTCGTCGACGGCGACGGCGACCCCACCGACCCCACCCGCTGA
- the ruvC gene encoding crossover junction endodeoxyribonuclease RuvC produces the protein MRVLGIDPGLTRCGWGVVEGRPGSRPTALGVGVVRTNPELDLELRLLEVHTAVTALLREHRPTAMAIERVFHQNNKGTATGTAQAAGVAALAAAQADVPVAWHTPSEVKAAISGNGRADKDQVTLMVTRVLGLATAPKPADAADALALAVCHVWRGPAQDRLRVAAIAGGIGAPVRATTLPRWTGISR, from the coding sequence ATGCGGGTGCTCGGCATCGACCCGGGCCTGACCCGGTGCGGCTGGGGTGTCGTCGAGGGGCGGCCGGGGTCGCGGCCCACGGCGCTGGGGGTCGGCGTCGTCCGCACCAACCCCGAGCTGGACCTGGAGCTCCGCCTGCTGGAGGTGCACACCGCCGTGACCGCGCTGCTGCGCGAGCACCGCCCCACCGCGATGGCGATCGAGCGGGTGTTCCACCAGAACAACAAGGGGACGGCGACCGGCACCGCGCAGGCCGCCGGCGTCGCCGCCCTGGCTGCTGCGCAGGCCGACGTCCCGGTCGCCTGGCACACCCCCAGCGAGGTCAAGGCGGCCATCTCCGGCAACGGCCGGGCCGACAAGGACCAGGTGACCCTGATGGTGACCCGGGTGCTCGGGCTGGCCACCGCGCCCAAGCCGGCCGACGCCGCCGACGCCCTGGCGCTCGCCGTCTGCCACGTGTGGCGCGGCCCGGCCCAGGACCGGCTCCGGGTGGCCGCAATCGCCGGCGGCATCGGCGCCCCGGTGCGGGCCACGACGCTGCCCCGGTGGACCGGGATCTCCCGGTGA